From the genome of Rhizobium oryzihabitans:
AAACCAAGCGTCCTGACAAACATGCAATATCTCCTGTTGGACTCACCGCTCATATTGTACAAGCAACCGCCCGGCTTTTGGATCAACATCTTCTGAATGCCGGATTCTTGAAGGATTTACAACAAAACCGGAGACGAAAATGTCGGACGTCATCGAAGGCCGCCTCAAGGAACTTGGCTTTACGCTTCCCGTAGCGGCAGCACCAGCCGCAAACTACGTTCCGTTCACCATCAGCGGCAATCTTCTTTATGTATCGGGTCAACTGCCGATGGAATCAGGCAAGATTGCGGTGACGGGTCTTGTCGGCCGCGATGTTGACGTGCCAGGCGCCCAGCGCGCCGCCGAACTTTGCGCCGTCAACATTCTCGCACAGGTCAAGGCCGCATTGAATGGCGACCTCTCGAAAATCCGCCGCGTCATCAAGCTGAATGGCTTCGTTGCCTCCGTTCCGGAATTCGTCGAACAGCATCTCGTCATCAATGGCGCGTCTAACCTTCTCGCCAATGTTCTCGGCGATGCCGGCAAGCATGCCCGCGCCGCTGTCGGCATGGCCTGCCTGCCCTTCAATGCCGCCGTCGAGATCGACGCCATCCTGGAAATCGAAGCATGACCCTTAAACTCTCCTGGCTGACGGCCGAGCCCGTCGCCCATCGCGGTTATCACGATCTGAACAAGGCGGTCTGGGAAAACACGCTTTCGGCCTTTTCCCGCGCCATCGAGGCCGGTTTCGCCATTGAATGCGACGTGCAGCTGGCAGCCGACAGCGTGCCCGTCATTTTTCACGACGACGACATGGCCCGATTGACGGGCATCAAGGGCGACGTACGCGAACATACCTCCGGTGAATTGTCTCTCCTATCCGTTGGCCAGACCAAGGACCGTATCCCGACGCTGAAGCAGCTTCTGACGCTTTGCGCGGGCAAGGTACCACTGGTGATCGAGCTGAAAGGCCGTGAAGGCGAAGGCGTCGATGACGGTTTTGCCGAAGCGGTGCTGGAGGACCTCGAGGGTTACAAGGGCCATGTGGCGCTGATGAGCTTCGACCATCATCTCCTCAAGGATCTGAAGGCGGCGGGCTCGCCCTGGCCGCTCGGGCTGACCGCCGAGGGCGACAAGCCGGAAGACTTCTTCAAACATGACGAGGCGATGCAAACCGGAATCGATTTCATCTCCTATCATTGGGGTCATCTGCCCAACAGCTTCATCGAGGCGCAGAGAAAACTTGGGCTTCCGGTAATTACCTGGACGGTCAGGGATGAAAATGCGCGCGAGACTACCTATAAATATGCGGACCAGATGACATTCGAAGGTTTCGACCCGAGAGAGAACCCCTCCGCCACGGCATGACAGAAGACTATTCCATACGCGTTGCGCAATCCCTTGGGGATATTGATCCGGAAAGCTGGAAGCGGCTTTCCGGAACATCGCGCAATACATTAGGTAAATATTACAACCCATTTATTTCCCACGAATTTTTATCATCCATGGAGGATTCCGGATCAGCGACTGCCAAGACCGGTTGGCTTGGACACCATCTGCTTCTCGAAAACGCGTCCGGCGCGCTGGTTGGGGCAATACCTGCCTATCTGAAGAACCACAGCAAGGGCGAATATGTCTTCGACCATGGCTGGGCGGATGCCTTTGAGCGGGCGGGTGGGCACTATTACCCGAAACTGCAATGTTCAGTGCCCTTCACACCGGCAACCGGGCCACGGCTGCTCGTTTCGGAAAACGAAGACGAGACACGCTTCAAGGCGTTATTGGCCTCCGGTCTCGCGCAGGTGACTGAAAAGATCGGCGTCTCCTCGGCACATGTCACATTTCTGGAAGAGAGCGATCTTTCCGCCCTTCTGCCGCGCGATTTCCTGCACAGGACCGACCAGCAGTTTCATTTCATCAATGACGGTTATCGCGACCACGGTGATTTTCTCGACGCCCTTTCTTCGCGCAAGCGCAAGGGGCTGAAGAAAGAACGCCGTGCGGCGCTGGAAAACGGCATCGAAATCGACTTGCTGACCGGAAGCGACCTGACCGAGGATATCTGGGACCAGTTTTTCGCCTTCTATATGGATACCGGCGGCCGCAAATGGGGCCGGCCCTATCTGACGCGGGAGTTTTATTCGCTGATCGGCGAGCGCATGGCCGATGATGTGCTGCTGGTGATGGCGAAACGCGAGGGGCGCTATATTGCCGGCGCGATCAATTTCATCGGCTCGGATGCGCTTTATGGTCGCCACTGGGGCTGCATCGAGGATCATCCGTTTTTGCATTTCGAGGTCTGCTACCATCAGGCGATCGACTTCGCGCTGGCGAAGGGTTTGAAGCGGGTGGAAGCGGGTGCGCAGGGCGAGCACAAGCTGGCGCGCGGTTATGTGCCCGTCACCACCCATTCGGCGCATTTCATCGTTCACCCGGGTCTGCGCCGCGCCATTGCCGACTATCTTCAGCGCGAGCGCGAAGAAGTCGAGCATATCGGCGACTATCTGGAAGACCACACGCCCTTCCGCAAGGGCGAGAGACAGGAACAGGAACCGGACGCATAGTCCGCGATGGGGAGATCACCGATGACGGCCAGCGCTTATGACGACAACAATATCTTCGCGAAAATCCTGCGCGGCGAAATTCCGAGCCACAAGCTTTACGAGGACGAACATACGCTGGCCTTCATGGATGTGATGCCGCAGGCGCCGGGTCATCTGCTCGTCGTTCCCAAGACCGGCTCACGCAACCTGCTCGATGCCGACCCGGAAGTGCTGGCGAGAACCATCCCCGTGGTGCAGAAACTGGCCGTGGCGGCCAAGGAAGCCTTCGATGCGGATGGCGTCTTCATCGCCCAGTTCAACGAACCGGCCGCTGGTCAGACCGTTTTCCACCTGCATTTCCACGTCATTCCGCGCAAGGAAGGAGAGCCGCTGAAGCCGCATTCCGGTGTGATGGCCGATGGCGAGGTGTTGAAAGCCCATGCGGAGAAGATAAAGGCGGCGCTTGCTTCGTGACGGGTGCCGAGACGCCTGCGCGTTTGGCAGAACAGCGGCATCCGCACACCGTCACCCCGGACTTGATCCGGGGTCCAGTGCGATCAAGTCCTTGATCGCGAAAGAATCCTTTCACGGCGCAGACGCGCTGTGGCTGGATGCCGGATCTAGTCCGGCAGGACGACAGAGGTGTTTATCATCATTCCAAAGGACGATACGCATTCCGTTCCGGCCAAGGCCAGCCTTCAAGCGCCGCCATATCCGGTCGGAATATCTCCACCTTCAGGGGATAGCACGGGACCGCATCGCTGGAATGGCTGGAACCGCAATCGCCGCCCGGGCAGGCTGAGAGCGCGCCGATGAGATCGATTTCCGCGAAAAGTTCCAGATAGTCGCCCGGCCGCACGGGGCTCGCCTTCATGAAATATTGATGCGTGTCGTGGGTGAAACCCGTGCACATGAAGACATTCAGCACGTCATGCACATGCGGTTCCGCCTCGCCGAATGACAGGCCCTTGGCCGAGGCCAGCGCATTGGTGAGGTTTGAATGGCAGCAATGGTGGTAATCGCCACCGCTCAGAAGCCTGTTGGTATAGGGATCGCAACGGGTGCCGATCACGTCATGCACGCCGCCACCATCCTCGTCCCAGCCATACCATGAGAGCGTATCATGGGTGATGGTCGCCATCGGCCGCAGGGACGGCAGGTTGCTCCACAGCCGGTTGCCGACGCAGACATGGGTGGCATGCAGGGCGCGGGTCTTGCCGCTGAAAAAGCGTTCCGTCAGATCATGGGCGTTCCAGAGGTTCAGATCCCCCACCTGCGGCCCATCGATGCTGACGATGCGGAAGAAGTGCCCCTTCGGCACGTTGAAGCTGCGGCCGTCACGCGGCGGCACGATGACCTCGTCGATCTTCTTCATATGTCCCTTTGCCTTCTCCAGAAGCGCAAGGTCAGGTGTCTGAAGTGTGCCGTTCGGATAAACGACAACGGGGCGGACAGCGCGGCGCGCGGCGGCGTCAACGGGCTCGGCGGCAGGCATAGGGGTCATGAAATCCTCGGAGCGATGTAGATGTCGGCGCGAAATTGCGGCATGAATGCCCAACTGACAAGATGGGTTTTTCTTGCGCTCAGACCAAGTCTTACTTACCCTTGCGGATCATGAAACTGCCACCACTCGCCACCCTTCGCGCTTTTGAAGCCGCCGCCAGAAGAACAAGCTTTTCTTTGGCAGCGGTCGAACTCGGCATGACGGCGACTGCCGTCAGCCAGCATGTGCGCAATCTGGAGGCGTGGCTGGGTGTGCCCCTTTTTGAGCGCCATGCAAGAGGCGTCAGGCTCACCCCGGCTGGCCGTGAATTCGGCATTACCGTCTCGGATAGTTTGCGGCAGATCGCCGCCGGCGCGCAGCGGATCAGCCAGGGCCGCGACCGCATGACCGTCCACCTCGCAAGCCTGCCTTCGGTGGTGGCGCATTTTCTGACACCGCGCCTTCCCCGCTTCCGGGCACTGCATCCCGACATACAGGTTTCGATCAGCTATTCCGGCAGGGATAACGCAACGCAAGCCGATCTCAGTATCATACACGGCCCAGCCCCTGCGCAGAAAGCCGTGGCGCTCTTCAGCGCCGAGACACATCCGACATGCGCGCCTGCCTACGTCGCGACATCCGGGCCCTTCGATGACGTCTCGAGCCTGCTGCGGGCAGAATTACTGCATGACGATAGCGAGATAGCGTGGCGGGAGTGGCTGGCAATTGAGGGCCTATCCCTGCCAAAGCGTGCTGGCCCCATCTTTGCGGATTTCAATCTTCTGGTGACGGCGCTTAAGGATGGACAGGGTATCGGCCTTTGCCCGACCGCACTTCTTCACGGCGAAATCGCCGAAGGTCAATTGACGGTGCTCTTCGATCGGGCAGCCGATTCGGACAAATATTACTGGCTGATCGAGGCGGAAGAAATGACAGCTTCGGCCCGCATCCTGTCGGACTGGCTTATTACGGAAGCCCGCGCGAGCGAAACTCGCGGCGATTATTCCGCTGCGACGATCCGAGCAGGAGAGGTTGCCGCATCCCCTGCCCGTTCCCTTGACGCAAGCCACTTGAGCAGGCGGCCTGAGACGGCACAGACGATGACAAAAGCAACAAGACCACCGAAAACATCCGAAAGGTGATGTCCGCCCTGGACGAGAACGGCCAGCGGCATCAAGAGGTTGATCGGCAGGATCACCGCCATCACCGCCCAGTGACGCGGCACGAACCAGACTGACATTGCCGCCATGAAGATGTGAAATGACGGAAATCCGATCAGCCCCAGCACGTCTTTGGGCGACAAATAGACCACGCCCTCAGTTGTAAGGCGGACCAACTCCTGCCCGTAGATATTCCCGACGGCCAGAGGGATAGTCTGAGATACCCATTGCGGCACCTGCACATAGGCAGAAGGTCCGAATGTCGGGAAGAATATCCAGAAAACGATGCTTGCACAGGCGCCCAGCACTCCCGTGACGAGGAAATGGTGCAGCATCCGCTCCTTGCCGGTAAAACCGAGCGTGATCACGACCACCAGAAGCTGCGGAAGCGATGTCGCATAGACCATGAACAGGATTGTTCCGACCCATGGGTGCGTCGCAGCCCACAGGACGATACCCGCCCAGCTATAACCGAAGGCCGCATCCACGCGGAAGAGCACATGATCAATCGTCGGAAAAGCGACAGGCAGAAACATGTAGTTAAAAACGGACGCGACAAGCGTAAACAGGATGAACAGTCCGCCTGAAATGAGGGCGGCAGCGATGCGAAGATCACGTCCGCTCTTACGATAGAATTGACCGAGGAGGAAAACGCCCGCTCCCGCCAGGCTGCATATAAAATACCCGACGTAGTCTACCCTGATGCCTTTGACAGCGATCAGTGCCGCATCCACGAGGAATAATGTGGCGACCACGCCAAGTACAAAACGTTCTGCCGCAAATAGCCGCATGGAATTGGCCCCTGTTTAGTCAGCGGCACATTACGGCAACGGGCTTAATATTCGGATAAGGGGAGTATTAAAAACCAAGCGCGAATAATCCGCCGGCCAGAAGCAGGATCGGCACGGCCACGCCGACGATGACGCGCTGGCCGGCCAACAGGAATGCGATGAAACCGAGCGTCGCCGCTCCGATGCGCAGCCATAGCGGTGACGCTTCGAGCGATCCCGTCGGGAATACGATCAGCTTGGCGGTAACGGCCATGACGAGTGCGGTGGCCACCGCCCTCACCCAGTGAAGCGCCTCGGAATCTTCCTTCAGCCGGTTACCGGCGAGAACGCCGAGCCAGCGCCAGAGATCGGTCGCCAGCCAGCCGGCAATGGCGATGAAGAGATAGGGCGCCCACCAGTTTTCGGTCATCATGGCTCGCTCTCCGGTGAGACGGGTTTGATCCTGCGTCGGAAGACAAATCGATCTA
Proteins encoded in this window:
- a CDS encoding GNAT family N-acetyltransferase; translation: MTEDYSIRVAQSLGDIDPESWKRLSGTSRNTLGKYYNPFISHEFLSSMEDSGSATAKTGWLGHHLLLENASGALVGAIPAYLKNHSKGEYVFDHGWADAFERAGGHYYPKLQCSVPFTPATGPRLLVSENEDETRFKALLASGLAQVTEKIGVSSAHVTFLEESDLSALLPRDFLHRTDQQFHFINDGYRDHGDFLDALSSRKRKGLKKERRAALENGIEIDLLTGSDLTEDIWDQFFAFYMDTGGRKWGRPYLTREFYSLIGERMADDVLLVMAKREGRYIAGAINFIGSDALYGRHWGCIEDHPFLHFEVCYHQAIDFALAKGLKRVEAGAQGEHKLARGYVPVTTHSAHFIVHPGLRRAIADYLQREREEVEHIGDYLEDHTPFRKGERQEQEPDA
- a CDS encoding glycerophosphodiester phosphodiesterase codes for the protein MTLKLSWLTAEPVAHRGYHDLNKAVWENTLSAFSRAIEAGFAIECDVQLAADSVPVIFHDDDMARLTGIKGDVREHTSGELSLLSVGQTKDRIPTLKQLLTLCAGKVPLVIELKGREGEGVDDGFAEAVLEDLEGYKGHVALMSFDHHLLKDLKAAGSPWPLGLTAEGDKPEDFFKHDEAMQTGIDFISYHWGHLPNSFIEAQRKLGLPVITWTVRDENARETTYKYADQMTFEGFDPRENPSATA
- a CDS encoding urea carboxylase-associated family protein translates to MTPMPAAEPVDAAARRAVRPVVVYPNGTLQTPDLALLEKAKGHMKKIDEVIVPPRDGRSFNVPKGHFFRIVSIDGPQVGDLNLWNAHDLTERFFSGKTRALHATHVCVGNRLWSNLPSLRPMATITHDTLSWYGWDEDGGGVHDVIGTRCDPYTNRLLSGGDYHHCCHSNLTNALASAKGLSFGEAEPHVHDVLNVFMCTGFTHDTHQYFMKASPVRPGDYLELFAEIDLIGALSACPGGDCGSSHSSDAVPCYPLKVEIFRPDMAALEGWPWPERNAYRPLE
- a CDS encoding AzlD domain-containing protein translates to MMTENWWAPYLFIAIAGWLATDLWRWLGVLAGNRLKEDSEALHWVRAVATALVMAVTAKLIVFPTGSLEASPLWLRIGAATLGFIAFLLAGQRVIVGVAVPILLLAGGLFALGF
- a CDS encoding phosphatase PAP2 family protein; its protein translation is MRLFAAERFVLGVVATLFLVDAALIAVKGIRVDYVGYFICSLAGAGVFLLGQFYRKSGRDLRIAAALISGGLFILFTLVASVFNYMFLPVAFPTIDHVLFRVDAAFGYSWAGIVLWAATHPWVGTILFMVYATSLPQLLVVVITLGFTGKERMLHHFLVTGVLGACASIVFWIFFPTFGPSAYVQVPQWVSQTIPLAVGNIYGQELVRLTTEGVVYLSPKDVLGLIGFPSFHIFMAAMSVWFVPRHWAVMAVILPINLLMPLAVLVQGGHHLSDVFGGLVAFVIVCAVSGRLLKWLASRERAGDAATSPARIVAAE
- a CDS encoding RidA family protein, translating into MSDVIEGRLKELGFTLPVAAAPAANYVPFTISGNLLYVSGQLPMESGKIAVTGLVGRDVDVPGAQRAAELCAVNILAQVKAALNGDLSKIRRVIKLNGFVASVPEFVEQHLVINGASNLLANVLGDAGKHARAAVGMACLPFNAAVEIDAILEIEA
- a CDS encoding HIT family protein, which translates into the protein MTASAYDDNNIFAKILRGEIPSHKLYEDEHTLAFMDVMPQAPGHLLVVPKTGSRNLLDADPEVLARTIPVVQKLAVAAKEAFDADGVFIAQFNEPAAGQTVFHLHFHVIPRKEGEPLKPHSGVMADGEVLKAHAEKIKAALAS